TCTGGCTGGAGCACAAATATTCCAAGGACAAGATCCTCGAGCTTTACCTGAACCGGGTCTATTTCGGCTCGGGCGCCTATGGCGTGGACGCGGCGGCCGAGAAATATTTCGGCCATCCGGCCAAGGACGTGACCTTGCCCGAGGCGGCGATGCTCGCCGGCCTGATGAAGGCGCCGAGCAAGCTCGCGCCGAACCACAATCTGCCCGCGGCGATCGAACGCGCCAACGAGGTCATCGCCGCCATGGCCGCGCAGGGTTTCATCACCAGAAAACAGGCGGAGGTCGCCATCGCCCATCCCGCCCACGCCGTGCGCGGGCGCGACAGTTCGTCGCTCAATTACGCCGCCGATTATGTGATGGACGTGCTCGACGACACGATCGGGGCGATCGATGAGGATATTGTCGTCACCTCGACCATCAATCCCGCAATGCAGGCGGCGGCGGAGCGCGCCCTTGACGGCGTCCTCGACAAGGACGGCGCCAGATACCGCGTCTCGCAAGGGGCGCTGGTTTCGATGGACCCTGGCGGGGCGATCCGCGCTCTGGTCGGTGGGCGCGATTACGGGGACAGTCAGTTCGACCGCGCGGTCGCCGCCCATCGCCAGCCCGGCTCCTCCTTCAAGCCCTTCGTCTATCTCACCGCGCTGGAGCATGGCCTCACCCCCGACACGGTGCGCGACGACGCCCCGATCGACGTCAAAGGCTGGCAGCCCGAGAACGCCAGCCGCCGCTATATGGGTCCGGTCACGCTCACCACCGCGCTCGCCATGTCGCTCAACACGGTGGCGGTGCGGCTCGGACTCGAAGTCGGCCCGCGCGCGATCATCCAGACCGCGCATCGGCTCGGAATCGTCTCCGACTTGCAGTCCAACGCCTCGATCGCCCTCGGCACCTCGGAGGTGACGCCGCTGGAGCTCGTCACCGCCTATGTGCCCTTCGCCAACGGCGGCGTCGGCGTGCAGCCGCACATCATCACCAGGGTGCGCACCGCCGACGGCAAGCTGCTTTACGCCCGCAAGGGATCGAGCAACGGGCGGGTGGTCGATCCGGCCTATGTCGGGATGATGAACTCAATGCTGGAGCAGACCCTGATCATCGGCACCGCCAGGAGAGCCAGTGTTCCCGGCTGGCAGGCCGCCGGCAAGACGGGCACCAGCCAGGATTACCGCGACGCCTGGTTCGTCGGCTACACCAGCAGGCTCGTCACCGGCGTCTGGGTCGGCAACGACGACAATTCGCCGACGAGGAAGGCGTCCGGCGGCAATCTGCCGGCGGAGATCTGGTCGAGCTATATGCGGGACGCGCTGAGAGGCATGGCCGTCGCCGGCCTGCCGACGGGCGGCTGGCGCAGCCAAGGCGCGCCCGGGC
This genomic interval from Candidatus Rhodoblastus alkanivorans contains the following:
- a CDS encoding transglycosylase domain-containing protein, which encodes MARKKALKERIEPRFPDIDDDRAPRVAGERRAKGSDKGKSGGEKKPSRRSKESKSRRRSLLGGLIYWGFVVAVWGVIGVGGVFIYYGSQLPHIENLAIPKRPPNIAILGADGTLIANRGDTGGAAVHLQDLPPYLPRAFIAIEDRRFYSHWGVDPIGIARAIVNDVLGRGAMQGGSTLTQQLAKNLFLTQERTFSRKIQEAILALWLEHKYSKDKILELYLNRVYFGSGAYGVDAAAEKYFGHPAKDVTLPEAAMLAGLMKAPSKLAPNHNLPAAIERANEVIAAMAAQGFITRKQAEVAIAHPAHAVRGRDSSSLNYAADYVMDVLDDTIGAIDEDIVVTSTINPAMQAAAERALDGVLDKDGARYRVSQGALVSMDPGGAIRALVGGRDYGDSQFDRAVAAHRQPGSSFKPFVYLTALEHGLTPDTVRDDAPIDVKGWQPENASRRYMGPVTLTTALAMSLNTVAVRLGLEVGPRAIIQTAHRLGIVSDLQSNASIALGTSEVTPLELVTAYVPFANGGVGVQPHIITRVRTADGKLLYARKGSSNGRVVDPAYVGMMNSMLEQTLIIGTARRASVPGWQAAGKTGTSQDYRDAWFVGYTSRLVTGVWVGNDDNSPTRKASGGNLPAEIWSSYMRDALRGMAVAGLPTGGWRSQGAPGPGPAASLWPFSQPAQNPPPHMDAGNSSPPLLITGAGAPVAAPPRGDGAPVPPEDIPGAPPGRRLPPEPDNRNVFQKLFGGFN